A single Meles meles chromosome 20, mMelMel3.1 paternal haplotype, whole genome shotgun sequence DNA region contains:
- the LOC123932406 gene encoding olfactory receptor 18-like, producing MYLVTMLGNLLIILAVSSDSHLHTPMYFFLSNLSLADIGFSTTTIPKMLVNIQTHSKSITYAGCLTQVSFFFLFGCLDNLLLAVMAYDRFVAICHPLKYSVIMNPFLCGLLVLMSFFGSLLDSQIHFLMVSQLTFCTEVEIHHFFCDSLQLFHLACSDTSIHTILMYFIVTIFGGVPLSGIFCSYTRIVSSILRVPSTCGKYKAFSTCGSHLSVVFLFYGTALGVYLSSAVSHSPRKGAVTSVMYALVVPMLNPFIYSLRNGDVKRAVQRLLNRSV from the coding sequence ATGTACCTGGTCACCATGCTTGGGAACCTGCTCATCATCCTGGCTGTCAGCTCTgactcccacctccacacacccatgtacttcttcctctccaacctGTCCTTGGCTGATATTGGTTTCAGCACCACGACGATCCCCAAGATGCTAGTGAACATTCAAACACACAGCAAATCTATCACCTATGCAGGCTGCCTAACTCAggtgtccttttttttcctgtttgggtGTTTGGACAATCTGCTCCTGgctgtgatggcctatgaccgttTTGTGGCCATTTGTCACCCCCTGAAATATTCAGTCATCATGAACCCATTCCTCTGTGGCTTGTTGGTCCTGATGTCATTTTTTGGCAGTCTTTTAGACTCTCAGATTCATTTTTTGATGGTGTCCCAACTTACCTTCTGCACAGAGGTGGAAATTcatcatttcttttgtgattcaCTTCAACTCTTCCACCTTGCCTGCTCTGATACCTCCATCCACACCATACTAATGTATTTTATTGTTACCATTTTTGGTGGTGTTCCACTCTCAGGAATCTTTTGTTCTTATACACGAATTGTTTCCTCCATTCTGAGAGTCCCATCCACATGTGGGAAGTACaaagccttctccacctgtgGCTCTCACCTGTcagttgttttcttgttttatggaACAGCTCTTGGTGTGTATCTCAGTTCAGCTGTCTCACATTCTCCCAGAAAGGGTGCAGTGACTTCAGTAATGTATGCTTTGGTTGTTCCCAtgcttaatccattcatctacagcCTGCGGAATGGGGATGTCAAGAGGGCTGTGCAGAGGCTCCTCAACAGATCAGTCTAG